The Candidatus Methylomirabilota bacterium region CAGGGCCGAGAGCAGCCCGGGCAGCACGGCGGCCTCGTTGTGGGCCGGCACCACCACGGCGAACCGATCGCGGGCGGGACCCGCCGGACTCCGGGGGTGACGCGCGGTCAGCGCCGCCACCGTGATCAGGACCAGATACCCGGTGAAGAGGGCGGCGACGGCCATGAGCGGAAGCTCGAGGAGCCACATGGCTCTGCCCCTACCGGGCCCGGCCGGGGACGGCCTCAGGCGCTCTCACGCGAGTCCCCATCGTTCGTGTTCCGATAGCCGTAGCCGGCATAGAAGTACCGATTGCGCGACAACCGGACGTCGTTCAGCACCACCCCGAGGATCCGGGCCCCGATCGTGTCGAGGCGGTCCCGGGCGAGCTGGACGGCCTCCACCGGGGTGGCGTGAGCGCGGACGACCAGGAGCACGCCATCCACGAGCGTGGCGAGCACCGAGGCGTCGGAGACCGCCAGGACCGGGGGCGAGTCGATGATGATCCGCGGGAACCGCTCGCGGAGCCCCGCCAGGAGCGTCCGGGTCCGGTCGGACGAAAGCAGCGCCGCCGGATCGGGCGGCTTCGGCCCCGCCGGCAGGAACGTGAGGTTGGCGACGCCGGTGGTGAGGAGCGCCACCTCCGGGGGTAGCCCCCGGTAGAGGATGGACGACAGCCCGACGGCGGCCGGCTCGAGCCCGAAGGCGCGGTGACACGACGCTCGGCGGAAGTCCGCGTCGATCAGCAGCACCGTCTCGCCGGCTTCCGCCAGCGTGACGGCGAGGTTGACGGCGTTGAACGACTTGCCTTCCTGCGGCTCCGAGCTCGTCACCAGGATCGTGCGCGGCGTCTCCAGGACCCGGCTGTGGAGGACCAGGGCTCGAATCGACCGGAACGCCTCGCCGGCGATCTGAGCCGGCCAGGACATGGTCTCATCCGGAATCGCGCGCGCGGGGAGGTCGTCCACCGTCGGGAGCATCCGGCGCGTATGGGCCCGCACCGCCGGGACCGTGCCGACGTTCGGCAGGCGGATGAGCATGCTGACGTCGCGCGGCGTGCGAAGCGTGTGGTCTCCCGCCTCGCGGACGAAGGCCAGGGCGATGCCGCCGATCAGGCCGCCGACGGTGGCCAGGAGCAGGTCCCGGGTCCTGTTCGGGCTGGCGGCCCGCAGCGGCCGCCGGGCCGGGTCGGCGATCTTCACGTTGGTCACCCGGAGCTCGCCGGCGAGCTGGACCTCCTTGAGCCGCTTCATCAGGTCCGCGTACACGGTCTCGGTGGTCTCCGCCTCCTTCTTGAGGAGCTGGAGCTGCATCTGGCGCGCGTGCTGGCCGATGGCGAGCTGCCGCTGCTGGTCCAGGCGCCGGCCCAGCTCGGTGGCCCGCCGCGTGGCCGCCTGGTACTCCTGCTCGACCGCCTGCTTGGCCTTGTTGATCTCGGTGTCGAGCCGCAGCTTGGCCAGCGAGGCCTCCGCCTCCAGCTCGATCATCTTCGGATGCTGCGGTCCGTAGACGGTGCGGGCGCGCGCCACGTCGCGCTCGAGCTTGGTGTACTCGCCCTTGAGGTTCCGGACCAGCTCGCTCCCGAGAGCGGCGACCAGGGTATCCGGGTCGGCCGACGCCAGCACGCGGTAGCGCGCTTCTTTCTGCATGCGCTCGCTCTCGGCTTCGGTGTAGGCCCGGTTCTGGTCGTCGAGCTGCTGGAGCACGAACTCCGTCTTGCCCTCCCGCGTCGGGACGAGGTTGTGCTGCTGGACGAACTGCTGGATGGCTCCGCTGGCCTGCTCCGTTCGAGACTTGAGACCGCTCA contains the following coding sequences:
- a CDS encoding polysaccharide biosynthesis tyrosine autokinase: MQQFPHRAVAALPGRRIVDIEAVPLDGERPARSIWEILVTHRWLILGFTIVVVAVVAAWSFTARPMYEASTVLQIDPERPRVVSFTEVTPAEDASTERMFDAYYQTQFELIGSKTLLARVEQSLNLRNHSAFAPGMRRSERLLAWLAPYVPNLRTKPPEMPDAEEFLEDLDEAIKVEPVKRSRLVRITARVPDRELAALIPNQMASEYISMTNAQRKDTSDAASRWLEGQLSGLKSRTEQASGAIQQFVQQHNLVPTREGKTEFVLQQLDDQNRAYTEAESERMQKEARYRVLASADPDTLVAALGSELVRNLKGEYTKLERDVARARTVYGPQHPKMIELEAEASLAKLRLDTEINKAKQAVEQEYQAATRRATELGRRLDQQRQLAIGQHARQMQLQLLKKEAETTETVYADLMKRLKEVQLAGELRVTNVKIADPARRPLRAASPNRTRDLLLATVGGLIGGIALAFVREAGDHTLRTPRDVSMLIRLPNVGTVPAVRAHTRRMLPTVDDLPARAIPDETMSWPAQIAGEAFRSIRALVLHSRVLETPRTILVTSSEPQEGKSFNAVNLAVTLAEAGETVLLIDADFRRASCHRAFGLEPAAVGLSSILYRGLPPEVALLTTGVANLTFLPAGPKPPDPAALLSSDRTRTLLAGLRERFPRIIIDSPPVLAVSDASVLATLVDGVLLVVRAHATPVEAVQLARDRLDTIGARILGVVLNDVRLSRNRYFYAGYGYRNTNDGDSRESA